One window of the Spirochaetota bacterium genome contains the following:
- a CDS encoding P-loop NTPase — translation MKKVYTIASGKGGTGKTTFSVNVGIAMARNFGYRVLVVDSDFMLPSVGALLGIVPQCGLKQLLSHNSEKYLRSAVQQTKFGIDVLVYYSDFNKNAVITLAQMKWFADGVLKLPYDVVIFDAGAGINRTMLELVSRSTDVIIVTMPDPVALVGSYKTIAYVKEFNESCIIYYVINRVTDIRMAMRYVSHYISLVRSKLNREIVLVDMIPHEQAVIDAGVRQIPFYTAASSRARASLDAITHRLSGIL, via the coding sequence GTGAAGAAGGTCTATACGATAGCGAGCGGCAAGGGCGGTACGGGGAAGACCACGTTCTCGGTCAATGTCGGCATCGCCATGGCGAGGAATTTCGGCTATCGTGTCCTTGTCGTCGACTCGGATTTCATGCTCCCCTCCGTGGGCGCGCTCCTCGGCATCGTCCCGCAATGCGGGTTGAAGCAGCTCCTTTCGCACAACAGCGAGAAATATCTCCGCTCAGCGGTGCAGCAGACGAAATTCGGGATCGATGTCCTTGTCTACTATTCCGATTTCAATAAGAACGCCGTCATAACCCTTGCACAGATGAAATGGTTCGCCGACGGGGTGCTCAAGCTCCCCTATGATGTGGTCATTTTCGATGCGGGTGCAGGCATCAATCGCACCATGCTCGAACTCGTATCGCGGTCAACGGATGTCATCATCGTCACCATGCCGGACCCGGTGGCGCTCGTCGGGAGCTATAAGACCATAGCGTATGTGAAGGAATTCAACGAGTCGTGCATCATCTACTACGTGATAAACCGCGTCACTGACATCCGCATGGCGATGCGGTACGTGTCGCATTACATCTCGCTCGTGCGGAGTAAATTGAACCGCGAGATAGTGCTCGTCGATATGATACCGCATGAACAGGCCGTCATCGACGCCGGTGTACGTCAGATACCGTTCTATACCGCCGCCTCATCGAGGGCCCGCGCCTCGCTCGATGCCATCACGCACCGCCTTTCCGGCATACTCTGA
- a CDS encoding radical SAM protein, protein MHRNISLVPKLFLSNPDKALYMAEGFLAQVRAREIDYHNPDGVSNELPLITFKLTSICNLRCVMCGQRGKMGTLKGEFAAKEAEHLVSIDQYKRLTDEVADKVKAFYVWGGEPFLYPNFMELAAYMAKKIPVFTVNTNGTLLAPHAAEIVRDRWTGFFISLDGFRETNDAIRGEGSYQKVIDGIHAINAEKKKQNSSLPHVGIVTTVSNLNYLDLDKLVEATKDIGLSWHIINLGTYLTDAIGQKQRAYMKEHLEYDPHYWKGFTSGYNEGIDGERFSEILARAHKIQSDHPVITVPVIDPRAIGSYYSDLEAVVRDQCLAPWFSVNINYNGDVHFCADYPDYVIGNIKETPLLEMYNNTRARKFRLELANAPDGIFPACKRCYQLMLCGHRRKGF, encoded by the coding sequence ATGCACCGTAATATCTCACTGGTACCGAAACTGTTCTTAAGCAATCCCGACAAGGCGCTGTATATGGCGGAGGGCTTTCTCGCCCAGGTGCGCGCACGGGAGATAGACTATCACAATCCCGACGGGGTGAGCAATGAGCTCCCGCTCATCACGTTCAAGCTCACATCGATATGCAATCTTCGCTGCGTCATGTGCGGCCAGCGCGGGAAGATGGGTACGCTGAAAGGTGAGTTCGCGGCGAAAGAGGCGGAGCATCTGGTCTCCATCGATCAATACAAGCGTTTGACGGATGAGGTCGCCGATAAGGTGAAGGCGTTCTATGTGTGGGGCGGCGAGCCGTTCCTCTACCCCAATTTCATGGAATTGGCCGCCTACATGGCGAAAAAGATCCCTGTGTTCACGGTGAATACCAACGGGACACTGCTTGCGCCGCATGCCGCTGAGATCGTTCGTGACCGCTGGACGGGATTTTTCATCTCCCTCGACGGTTTTCGCGAGACGAACGACGCCATTCGCGGCGAGGGTTCGTATCAGAAGGTCATCGACGGGATACATGCCATCAATGCGGAGAAAAAGAAGCAGAACTCGTCACTGCCGCATGTGGGTATCGTCACGACCGTAAGCAATCTGAACTATCTTGACCTTGACAAGCTCGTTGAGGCTACCAAGGACATCGGCCTCTCATGGCATATCATCAATCTCGGCACGTACCTGACCGATGCGATCGGGCAGAAGCAGCGTGCGTACATGAAAGAGCATCTTGAATACGATCCCCATTATTGGAAGGGGTTCACGAGCGGATATAATGAAGGGATCGATGGTGAGCGCTTTTCCGAGATACTTGCACGCGCCCATAAGATACAGTCCGATCATCCGGTGATCACGGTCCCGGTCATAGACCCCAGGGCCATCGGTTCGTATTACAGCGACCTCGAAGCCGTTGTACGCGATCAATGTCTTGCCCCCTGGTTCTCGGTGAACATCAATTATAACGGGGATGTGCATTTCTGCGCCGATTATCCGGATTATGTCATCGGCAATATCAAGGAAACACCGCTTCTCGAGATGTACAATAACACGCGTGCGCGTAAATTCCGACTGGAGCTTGCGAACGCCCCTGACGGTATTTTCCCTGCCTGTAAGCGCTGCTATCAGCTCATGCTCTGCGGGCATCGGAGGAAAGGGTTCTAG
- a CDS encoding cyclic nucleotide-binding domain-containing protein, whose product MAENAPSAQLALVSFNKGSFIIVEGKRDNDCFFIVKAGQVRISKEADVGEGEQTMNPGDFFGVVSAMSGHLREETAVALTDVSLIAVKKDQFGILIQKNTPLAMKIIRSFSQKLRHFDHSIMKISMKEESVDDPESLYSIGEYYHDLGNRKLAMYAYVRYLQINAQGMNVANVKARLGELGEIDNTIGKPVVEFNIRKHEGEFIFCEHEPGNELYILQEGKVKITKIVGGNEVLLAVLQAGDIFGEMAILENKPRNASAISYGDTLLLAVNKANVEGMVKAQPQLATRLIQILSERIWMAYRQLANLMLKDPVGRLYDMLLTHIEKNHVPIEKKKPYVFTFGVKELISMVGLPAGDGRVAITKLMDNKTFSLKDNKLMVADIDEVQRQTEYFRKMSLLDKKREQAKTTFR is encoded by the coding sequence ATGGCAGAGAATGCACCGAGCGCGCAGCTAGCGCTCGTCAGCTTCAATAAAGGCTCCTTCATCATCGTCGAAGGGAAGCGGGATAATGACTGCTTCTTCATAGTCAAGGCCGGACAAGTGCGCATTTCCAAGGAAGCGGATGTCGGGGAAGGCGAACAGACGATGAACCCCGGCGACTTCTTCGGCGTGGTATCCGCCATGAGCGGACACCTGCGCGAGGAAACGGCGGTGGCGCTCACCGATGTCTCGCTCATAGCCGTCAAGAAGGACCAGTTCGGCATCCTCATCCAGAAGAACACCCCGCTCGCCATGAAGATAATCCGGAGCTTCAGCCAGAAGCTTCGTCACTTCGATCACTCCATCATGAAGATATCGATGAAAGAGGAAAGCGTCGACGACCCGGAAAGCCTCTATTCCATCGGCGAGTATTATCATGATCTCGGCAACCGCAAGCTCGCGATGTACGCGTACGTGCGCTACCTGCAGATCAATGCGCAGGGCATGAACGTGGCGAACGTGAAGGCTCGGCTCGGCGAACTTGGTGAGATAGACAATACCATCGGCAAGCCGGTGGTCGAGTTCAACATTCGCAAGCATGAAGGGGAATTCATATTCTGCGAGCATGAGCCGGGCAATGAACTCTACATACTCCAGGAAGGGAAAGTAAAGATAACGAAGATCGTCGGCGGCAATGAAGTGCTCCTTGCTGTCCTTCAGGCCGGCGATATTTTCGGCGAAATGGCGATACTCGAGAACAAGCCGCGCAATGCATCGGCGATATCCTACGGCGACACGCTGCTCCTTGCGGTGAACAAAGCGAACGTCGAGGGCATGGTGAAGGCGCAGCCGCAGCTCGCCACGCGCCTCATTCAGATACTCTCGGAACGCATCTGGATGGCGTACCGCCAGCTCGCCAATCTCATGCTGAAAGACCCCGTCGGCAGGCTCTACGACATGCTCCTCACCCACATCGAGAAGAACCATGTGCCCATAGAGAAGAAGAAGCCCTATGTGTTCACGTTCGGCGTCAAGGAACTCATCAGCATGGTGGGGCTCCCCGCCGGCGACGGGCGTGTTGCGATAACGAAGCTCATGGATAATAAGACCTTCTCGCTCAAGGACAATAAGCTCATGGTCGCCGATATCGATGAAGTGCAGCGTCAGACCGAATACTTCCGCAAGATGTCCCTCCTTGACAAGAAAAGAGAGCAGGCGAAAACAACGTTCCGCTGA
- a CDS encoding sigma-70 family RNA polymerase sigma factor, with product MGTPNTIPAMPVDDITLLNGIRRNNMRCYRIFQEKYFGYIRHLFGRWVNDSSDAEELSCDVLAKVIGAIERYDPSRGSLKLWIYVIAINTRNDYLRRLAAAEEASKTVSLDEPVTSGSDILRIDLLADNTTGGSDLPPASYADNPGLQAAQAVINALPIDHRYILQLYSDGYTSSAIAQAIEKPAGTVRSICSRLIAAIRAAYDTAKVDVSEEVSTDEAVDTKGGNELHTEKCMPIPGEHTVSFTRIYGVPSAEDSIAGIFLLRLLSMHGAVFRLPPLHRTLIV from the coding sequence ATGGGAACCCCGAACACAATACCGGCCATGCCGGTCGATGACATCACCCTTCTCAACGGGATACGCAGGAATAATATGCGCTGCTATCGCATCTTCCAGGAAAAGTATTTCGGCTACATCCGCCATCTCTTCGGACGCTGGGTGAACGACTCCTCCGATGCCGAAGAACTGTCCTGCGACGTTCTGGCAAAGGTCATCGGCGCGATAGAGCGCTATGATCCCTCTCGCGGGAGCCTTAAGCTCTGGATATATGTAATAGCCATCAATACCCGCAACGACTATCTGCGCCGGCTTGCCGCAGCGGAGGAAGCGTCTAAGACAGTTTCGCTTGATGAACCGGTCACTTCCGGCAGCGACATACTCCGTATAGACTTGCTTGCGGACAATACCACGGGTGGTTCCGACCTCCCGCCGGCATCATATGCCGATAATCCAGGTCTGCAGGCAGCACAAGCCGTCATCAATGCGCTCCCCATCGACCATCGGTACATACTTCAGCTCTATTCCGATGGATATACATCGTCTGCGATAGCCCAAGCCATAGAGAAACCGGCGGGGACGGTACGGAGCATTTGCTCGCGGCTTATCGCGGCTATACGAGCGGCATATGACACGGCAAAAGTCGATGTTTCAGAAGAAGTATCAACAGACGAAGCCGTCGATACAAAGGGAGGCAACGAGCTTCATACGGAGAAGTGCATGCCCATTCCCGGTGAACATACCGTATCGTTTACCAGAATATATGGTGTTCCGTCGGCGGAAGACAGCATCGCTGGAATATTCCTGCTGCGCTTGCTGTCAATGCATGGGGCTGTGTTCAGGCTTCCCCCACTCCACCGTACCCTTATCGTATGA
- a CDS encoding GxxExxY protein codes for MENEISNQIIGCALKAHRHLGPGLPESVYQNILAHELRESGLSVETEIVVPVNYGGKVFEFGFRADIIVEKMVIIEVKSVETVQAVHKKQLLTYLKLTNLKLGLLLNFNTVLLKDGIVRIVNGL; via the coding sequence ATGGAAAATGAGATCTCAAATCAGATCATCGGGTGCGCGTTGAAAGCGCATCGTCATCTCGGCCCCGGCCTGCCAGAATCCGTGTATCAAAACATACTGGCACACGAATTACGTGAAAGCGGCTTATCGGTCGAAACCGAGATCGTGGTCCCTGTAAACTACGGCGGCAAGGTATTCGAGTTCGGCTTTCGCGCAGACATAATCGTAGAAAAAATGGTCATCATTGAGGTCAAATCAGTAGAGACCGTCCAAGCGGTACACAAGAAACAGCTGCTTACCTATCTCAAGCTCACCAACCTCAAACTCGGCTTACTTCTCAACTTCAACACCGTCCTTCTCAAAGACGGCATAGTCCGCATCGTCAACGGACTTTAA
- a CDS encoding transposase has product MCNTLQQDGRPGAVLSIETAGEYQDGNPHIHAVTTDGIYTPTGSFYFMPRYGELAEKYLRSLWEMAVTKYVLEKGFVTEETIEKVSAYRHNGFSVYARRRVEYKKSDERSVAEFEQLARYIVKPHFSLESMEYVPQTGKVLYHGTMNKGKRRNFEIFEANDFLAAVTSHIPKYRQRYLNYYGEYSSRARAKEKEYQEMPREGASVEQREYRKRWAMLIRKVYEVDPLKCPKCGKEMHIVEYVREAYAFLYKQWLVSIDAWYVEPPRAPPEQPVLELTYCAISEDAHYVDEFADA; this is encoded by the coding sequence ATGTGTAATACGCTTCAGCAAGATGGGCGTCCCGGAGCGGTGTTGTCTATAGAAACCGCAGGCGAGTATCAGGACGGCAATCCGCACATTCACGCGGTAACGACCGATGGTATCTATACGCCGACCGGTTCATTCTACTTCATGCCTCGATACGGCGAGCTCGCGGAAAAGTATCTGCGTTCGCTTTGGGAGATGGCGGTTACGAAATACGTGCTTGAAAAGGGATTTGTCACCGAGGAGACGATAGAAAAGGTGTCCGCGTATCGGCATAATGGGTTCTCTGTATACGCTCGACGGCGCGTTGAATATAAGAAATCCGATGAAAGGAGCGTGGCCGAGTTCGAGCAGCTTGCGCGATACATCGTCAAGCCGCATTTCTCCCTTGAATCGATGGAGTATGTCCCGCAGACCGGGAAAGTTCTGTATCACGGCACGATGAACAAAGGGAAGCGGCGAAACTTTGAGATATTTGAAGCCAATGATTTTCTTGCTGCGGTAACCTCTCATATCCCGAAATATAGACAACGGTATTTAAATTATTATGGCGAGTACTCGAGCCGCGCGAGGGCGAAAGAAAAAGAGTATCAGGAAATGCCGCGGGAAGGTGCGTCTGTAGAGCAGCGGGAATATCGGAAACGATGGGCGATGTTGATCCGCAAAGTGTATGAGGTCGATCCATTAAAGTGTCCGAAATGCGGCAAAGAGATGCATATTGTCGAATACGTGCGCGAGGCGTATGCTTTTCTGTATAAGCAATGGCTCGTTTCTATTGATGCTTGGTATGTTGAACCCCCGAGGGCGCCTCCTGAACAGCCAGTGCTGGAGTTAACATACTGCGCAATCTCGGAAGATGCCCACTATGTAGACGAATTTGCCGATGCATGA